The following proteins come from a genomic window of Pseudomonas putida:
- a CDS encoding non-ribosomal peptide synthetase — MNPEKSLQLARRFIELPLEKRRLFLETLAREGIDFSQFPIPAGVGADDRLAPSFAQQRMWVLWQLDPHSGAYNLPGAVRLKGALDEAALQQAFSHLLERHQSLSCVFQQQADERLCQVHRPAAPQIQRLDLRELAEDARQARVQAEVEAESLCPFDLEHGPLLRIRLLRLAEQDHVLLLTLHHIVADGWSMNVLIDEFSRCYDACAAGTQPQLPALPIQYVDYALWQRRWLEAGELERQLAYWQATLGEEQPVLELPLDRPRPAAPSFKGSRQELVVDTALAQQLRSFAAQHNLTLFMVLLGAFGVLLQRYTGQCDLRIGSPVANRNRAEVEGLIGLFVNTQVLRLQPDGQADALAYLQAVRQTVLGAQAHQDLPFERLVDALKVERNLSHAPLFQVMYNHQPQVADLAAVTLGSGLELSALEWRSRTTQFDLSLDTYEQGGVLRAAFTYATDLFDAATIERMAGHWLTVLRELVADPARPLWQLPMLDPATRQRVLQDWNATAASYPLQYGVHELIEAQAQRTPHAPALLFADSLLSYAELDAQANRLAHYLRGQGVGSDSLVGVAAQRSIEMVVALLAILKAGGAYVPLDPEYPEERLAYMIEDSGIGLLLTQQALLDSLPLPHGVQCVALDTLVLDTMPDSTPGLKVEPTQLAYVIYTSGSTGRPKGAGNSHQALTNRLCWMQQAYGLDASDTVLQKTPFSFDVSVWEFFWPLMTGARLAIAAPGEHRDPQRLIRAIEHYRVTTLHFVPSMLQAFIHEPGVHACSTLSRIVCSGEALPVDAQRQVFARLPAAALYNLYGPTEAAIDVTHWTCVEEGKDSVPIGQPIANIRTYVLDAGLEPVAVGVAGELYLGGVGLARGYHRRPGLTAERFVADPFGTGERLYRTGDRVRQRADGVIEYLGRFDHQVKIRGLRIELGEIEARLAEHALVRECVVLALDGRRLVAYLVLNATPEGWQGQLKDWLLQSLPEFMVPSQLVPLDGLPLTPNGKLDRKALPQPEAGAQGTHVAPQSAAERQLAKVWCEVLGAAQVGLDDNFFELGGDSIIAIQVVSRARQAGLALSPRDLFQHQTLRALAQAAGSVDSCQADQRPAEGEARLTPVQLQFFDTPMPVRQHWNQAVLLVPREPLQAAQLQQALAQVVAQHDALRLRFIQADGQWQQQHAPASAGVPQLWHRQADSEQALAALCDEAQRSLRLDQGPLLAAMLVAMADGSQRLLLVIHHLVVDGVSWRILLEDLQRACLGQPLPARTSSYQAWAERLAGHADACAGQLDYWLALGEAGAQALPRDRAVTQTRVADERKVRVSFPPAFTQALLQQAPSAYRTQVNDLLLAALARALCNWSGNQQVLVQLEGHGREELFEDIDLTRTVGWFTSLYPVALRPQAQPGACIAAIKEQLRAVPQRGLGYGVLRYLGTPAQREQLARQAQPRVTFNYLGQFDSQFEKGALWQPDPQGAGQGQDGDAPLANWLSVEGQVYQGELGISFGYSQAMYDEATIDALASDFASQLRALVDHCLQPGVASATPSDFPLSNLDSTGLAALAVDLAQVEDILPLSPLQQGLLFHCLHAAAAGDYINQLRLDIDQLDPQRFQAAWQAALDTHAGLRASFHWPVDVQQPVQVIRRQLQLPFSQLDWRDQTASADHLQILAEQQRLAMAATDQAPLLGITLVRLGEQRWHMIYTHHHLLLDGWSHARLLAEVMQRYRGQPPRQAPVHPRTYLAWLATRDRQQDQSFWQAQLQGMQAPTLLASQRRSVEAASYGLWQQRLGSAASAQIKAAARARKVTVNTLVQAAWLLLLQRHCRQDTVCVGVSVSGRPSQLPGIEAQLGLFINTVPLVAAPRLEQRLDDWLQQLQASNLALREHEYTPLADIQRWAGRAGEALFDTLLAFENYPVAEVLQGGGDGPRFGVPDSHEQPHYALTLSVGMGEQLQVDYRLRHDAFSLADVQRLADQFGHLLQAIAGAGNPCLAELSLLDAASHKRCQGQWQAAEGTVPALGVHQLIEAQAASNPRAVAVVADDGTLDYGQLNGLANAWAQQLIARGVGPEDLVGLCSERGLAMIVGLLAILKAGAGYVPLDSQYPRQRLQDMLDDSAVRLVLGTRTAAQPLALAGTADWLWLDQPLAPQDDNPAPRACADNLLGLIYTSGSTGRPKGVALTHGAIAAHIATMVGQYQVTAQDRFVHFASINFDWGTEQWLLPLSQGACCIVRGDDIWTAAQAFEVIERERASVVYFPTQYACQLAEWAHQQGRALPVRCMNVAGEALSREGFERIQAHLQPQRIVNGYGPTETVITPLLWQADGSTRIDTGYAPIGTPVPGRTAYLLDTALQLLDTGTDGELYIGGPCLARGYFGQAALTAERFVPDPYDTVGGARLYRSGDLVRQQANGELVFIGRLDHQVKIRGFRVEPGEVEACLLALPEVREAVVMPGGQGADLHLAAWLVPVDGSQADAALRQRILDALRAVLPPYMVPSRLQLLDSLPLNPNGKVDRKALPSIEVDTSEEAFSAPLDALEREVAQAWASVLGRHEVGRFEHFFEAGGHSLLATQVVARLHRDGHTGVGVRDLFSAPRLCDFAQRLRQAQPVSDAGPQLRALGAKASAPLSLAQRRLWIAEQFAQGSGAYGMPLGLRLDGPLQPECLKQALQVLVQRHEVLRSAVACDDEGEPLLVIQAAVDLDLPVDDLSLLAAAEQQLRVLEAQLANVRQPVPMDQAPMLRARLLRLSGDAHVLLLNMHHIISDGWSMALMVNELIASYSALARGQAPVLAPLVLQYSDYALWQAERERAGLLQAPAQWWRKALHGSSGRLPLPTDLPRPAQASQAGENLYHELPPTTVVAVRERAAQLGVTPYMLLLAAFQLLMHRASGQHDLLLGADVAGREHPDLEALIGFFVNVLPLRSQLDEQLDFAAWLARTRTTLLDASEQQALPFDLIVEAAGAPRHPGMNPLVQVLFVMNDMPVAHGGLADLSVQVLPQAGGYSKFDMALFIDPVADGWRVTWQYATELFKAERVQALLRGWLDILGQVLGNPHIQLREITMAVHSEIVAAPAAAGGQPKKDKLGSFLRRGAGTPTRPASAVREAAMVPGQAFPLLIEPVDPGVSLTDWVVKHRAEIERKLVAHGGILFRGFGLQTPLDFEAFAEAVQPGLYGQYGDLPKKEGGKNTYRSTPYPEQKMILFHNESAHQDRWPRKQLFFCELPSPVGGATPVVDCRQMYQRLPAPLRQRFEDKGLLYVRTFTDKLDVSWQHFFKTDSRADVERRCQASGIQWRWLDNDELQIRTPCPAVIEHPVSGEKSFFNQVQLHHVFCLDADVREDLLALYGLERMPRQVYYGDGSPIEDADMALIGELYEACAVRFDWQAGDVILLDNMLAAHARDPFQGPRKIVVAMGDMMQRADLETLTLNRTGVQA, encoded by the coding sequence ATGAATCCCGAAAAGTCCCTGCAACTGGCCCGCCGTTTCATTGAATTGCCGCTGGAAAAGCGCCGCCTGTTCCTTGAAACCCTGGCCAGAGAGGGCATCGACTTTTCCCAGTTCCCTATTCCGGCCGGGGTGGGGGCTGACGACCGTCTTGCACCCTCGTTCGCCCAGCAACGCATGTGGGTGCTTTGGCAGCTGGATCCGCACAGCGGTGCCTATAACCTGCCAGGTGCGGTCCGCCTCAAGGGAGCACTTGACGAGGCCGCCTTGCAACAGGCGTTCAGCCACCTGCTCGAACGCCACCAGAGCCTGAGCTGTGTGTTCCAGCAGCAGGCCGATGAGCGCCTGTGCCAGGTGCACCGCCCGGCCGCGCCGCAGATCCAGCGCCTGGACCTTCGCGAGCTGGCCGAAGACGCCCGCCAGGCACGGGTGCAAGCCGAGGTCGAGGCCGAGTCGCTGTGCCCCTTCGACCTGGAGCATGGCCCGTTGCTGCGCATCCGCCTGCTGCGGCTGGCTGAGCAGGACCACGTGCTGCTGCTCACTTTGCACCACATCGTCGCTGACGGTTGGTCGATGAATGTGCTGATCGACGAATTCAGCCGCTGCTATGACGCCTGCGCCGCTGGCACACAGCCGCAACTGCCGGCGCTGCCGATCCAGTATGTCGATTACGCCCTGTGGCAGCGGCGCTGGCTTGAAGCCGGCGAACTCGAACGCCAGCTGGCCTACTGGCAAGCCACGCTGGGTGAAGAGCAGCCGGTGCTGGAGTTGCCGCTCGACCGCCCACGCCCAGCCGCGCCAAGTTTCAAAGGCAGCCGCCAGGAGCTGGTGGTGGACACGGCGCTTGCTCAGCAACTGCGCAGTTTTGCGGCGCAGCACAACCTGACGCTGTTCATGGTCCTGCTCGGTGCTTTCGGCGTGCTGCTGCAGCGTTACACCGGCCAGTGCGACCTGCGCATCGGTAGCCCGGTGGCCAACCGCAACCGCGCAGAAGTCGAGGGGCTGATCGGCCTGTTCGTCAACACCCAGGTATTGCGCCTGCAGCCGGATGGCCAAGCTGACGCACTGGCCTATTTGCAGGCCGTGCGGCAAACCGTGCTGGGCGCCCAGGCCCATCAGGACCTGCCCTTCGAGCGCCTGGTCGATGCGTTGAAGGTGGAGCGCAACCTGAGCCACGCGCCGTTGTTCCAGGTGATGTACAACCACCAGCCGCAGGTGGCCGACCTGGCTGCGGTCACGCTGGGCTCTGGCCTGGAGCTGTCCGCACTGGAGTGGCGCAGCCGCACCACCCAGTTTGATCTGAGCCTGGACACGTACGAGCAGGGAGGCGTGCTGCGCGCTGCGTTCACTTACGCGACCGACCTGTTCGACGCGGCGACCATCGAACGCATGGCGGGCCACTGGCTCACCGTGCTGCGTGAGTTGGTGGCTGACCCTGCACGCCCGCTTTGGCAACTGCCCATGCTCGACCCGGCCACCCGCCAACGGGTGCTGCAGGACTGGAACGCCACGGCTGCCAGCTACCCGCTGCAGTATGGCGTGCATGAGCTGATCGAGGCCCAGGCGCAACGCACCCCGCACGCGCCGGCACTGCTGTTCGCCGACAGCCTGCTCAGCTACGCCGAGCTCGATGCCCAGGCCAATCGCCTGGCCCATTACCTGCGTGGTCAAGGTGTGGGCAGCGACAGCCTGGTCGGGGTCGCGGCTCAGCGCAGCATCGAGATGGTCGTCGCCTTGCTGGCGATCCTCAAGGCCGGTGGCGCCTATGTTCCCTTGGACCCGGAGTACCCTGAGGAGCGCCTGGCCTACATGATCGAGGACAGCGGCATTGGCCTCCTGCTGACCCAGCAGGCGCTGCTCGACAGCCTGCCGCTGCCGCACGGTGTGCAGTGCGTGGCGCTCGACACCCTGGTGCTGGACACGATGCCGGACAGCACCCCGGGTCTCAAGGTCGAGCCGACGCAGTTGGCCTATGTCATTTATACCTCCGGCTCCACGGGGCGCCCGAAGGGCGCGGGTAACAGCCACCAGGCGCTGACCAACCGCCTGTGCTGGATGCAGCAAGCCTATGGCCTGGACGCCAGCGATACGGTGCTGCAGAAAACCCCGTTCAGCTTCGACGTGTCGGTGTGGGAGTTCTTCTGGCCGTTGATGACCGGCGCCCGCCTGGCCATCGCGGCGCCGGGCGAGCACCGCGATCCGCAACGCCTGATCCGCGCCATTGAGCACTACCGGGTGACCACGCTGCACTTCGTGCCTTCGATGCTGCAGGCCTTCATCCATGAGCCCGGTGTGCACGCCTGCAGCACCCTGTCGCGCATCGTCTGCAGTGGCGAAGCGCTGCCGGTAGATGCCCAGCGCCAGGTGTTCGCGCGTTTGCCTGCAGCGGCGCTTTACAACCTTTATGGCCCCACCGAGGCTGCCATCGATGTCACCCACTGGACCTGCGTCGAAGAGGGCAAGGACAGCGTGCCTATCGGCCAGCCGATCGCTAATATCCGCACCTATGTGCTCGACGCCGGCCTTGAGCCCGTCGCTGTCGGTGTGGCCGGTGAGTTGTACTTGGGCGGGGTGGGCCTGGCGCGCGGCTACCACCGGCGCCCAGGGCTGACGGCCGAGCGCTTCGTCGCCGACCCGTTCGGCACCGGCGAGCGCCTGTACCGTACCGGTGACCGTGTGCGCCAGCGTGCCGACGGTGTGATCGAGTACCTGGGGCGTTTCGATCACCAGGTGAAAATCCGTGGTTTGCGCATCGAGTTGGGTGAGATCGAGGCGCGTCTGGCCGAGCATGCGCTGGTACGCGAGTGCGTGGTGCTGGCCCTCGATGGTCGCCGGTTGGTGGCTTACCTGGTGCTCAATGCAACGCCTGAGGGCTGGCAAGGGCAGCTCAAGGACTGGCTGTTGCAAAGCCTGCCCGAATTCATGGTGCCCAGCCAGCTGGTGCCACTGGACGGCCTGCCGCTGACACCCAACGGCAAGCTCGATCGCAAGGCCCTGCCACAGCCCGAGGCCGGGGCACAGGGTACCCATGTTGCGCCTCAGAGCGCGGCCGAACGCCAGCTGGCAAAGGTCTGGTGCGAAGTGCTGGGCGCCGCGCAGGTGGGCCTGGACGACAACTTCTTCGAGCTTGGTGGCGACTCGATCATTGCTATCCAGGTCGTCAGCCGCGCCCGTCAGGCCGGGCTGGCGCTCAGTCCGCGTGACCTGTTCCAGCACCAGACGCTGCGCGCCCTGGCCCAGGCTGCGGGCAGCGTGGACAGCTGCCAGGCCGACCAGCGCCCGGCTGAGGGCGAGGCACGCCTGACCCCGGTGCAGCTGCAGTTTTTCGACACGCCCATGCCGGTGCGCCAGCACTGGAACCAGGCCGTGCTGCTGGTGCCCCGTGAGCCGCTGCAAGCGGCGCAGCTGCAGCAGGCCCTGGCTCAGGTGGTGGCGCAGCACGACGCCTTGCGCCTGCGCTTCATCCAGGCTGATGGCCAATGGCAGCAGCAACACGCGCCGGCCTCCGCTGGCGTGCCGCAGCTCTGGCACCGCCAGGCAGACAGCGAGCAAGCGCTGGCTGCATTGTGCGATGAGGCCCAGCGCAGCCTGCGGCTCGATCAGGGGCCATTGCTGGCGGCGATGCTGGTGGCCATGGCCGACGGCAGTCAGCGCCTGCTGCTGGTGATCCACCATCTAGTGGTCGACGGCGTTTCCTGGCGCATCCTGCTCGAAGACCTGCAACGTGCCTGCCTGGGCCAGCCGCTGCCTGCCCGGACCAGCAGCTACCAGGCTTGGGCCGAGCGCCTGGCCGGGCATGCCGACGCCTGTGCGGGGCAGCTCGATTACTGGCTGGCACTTGGTGAGGCCGGGGCGCAGGCCCTGCCACGTGACCGTGCGGTAACTCAGACGCGCGTGGCGGATGAGCGCAAGGTACGGGTCAGTTTCCCGCCGGCCTTTACCCAGGCCCTGCTGCAACAGGCGCCGAGTGCCTACCGTACGCAGGTCAACGACCTGCTGCTGGCGGCCCTTGCCCGTGCCCTGTGCAACTGGAGCGGCAATCAGCAGGTGCTGGTGCAGCTCGAAGGGCATGGCCGTGAGGAGCTGTTCGAGGATATCGACCTGACCCGTACTGTGGGCTGGTTCACCAGCCTGTATCCGGTCGCCTTGCGCCCGCAAGCACAGCCCGGTGCCTGCATCGCGGCCATCAAGGAACAACTGCGCGCCGTACCACAGCGAGGCCTGGGCTATGGGGTGCTGCGTTATCTGGGCACACCGGCGCAACGCGAGCAACTGGCGCGCCAGGCGCAACCGCGGGTGACGTTCAACTACCTCGGCCAGTTCGACAGCCAGTTCGAGAAGGGCGCGCTGTGGCAGCCCGACCCTCAAGGTGCCGGGCAGGGGCAGGATGGCGACGCGCCGCTGGCCAACTGGCTGAGCGTGGAGGGGCAGGTCTACCAGGGCGAGCTGGGCATCAGTTTCGGCTACAGCCAGGCGATGTACGACGAGGCCACCATCGATGCCCTGGCCAGCGATTTCGCCAGCCAGCTGCGCGCGTTGGTCGATCACTGCCTGCAACCGGGGGTTGCCAGTGCCACGCCGTCGGACTTCCCGCTGAGCAACCTGGACAGCACCGGGCTTGCCGCCCTGGCAGTGGACCTGGCCCAGGTCGAGGACATCCTGCCGCTGTCTCCCTTGCAACAGGGCCTGCTGTTCCACTGCCTGCATGCGGCCGCAGCCGGCGACTACATCAACCAGTTGCGCCTGGATATCGACCAGCTCGACCCGCAACGCTTCCAGGCCGCCTGGCAGGCGGCGCTGGACACCCATGCGGGGCTGCGTGCCAGCTTTCACTGGCCGGTCGACGTGCAACAACCCGTGCAGGTGATCCGCCGCCAGTTGCAGCTGCCGTTCAGCCAGCTCGACTGGCGCGACCAGACCGCGTCGGCCGACCACCTGCAAATCCTGGCCGAGCAGCAGCGCCTGGCCATGGCCGCGACTGATCAGGCGCCCTTGCTGGGCATCACCCTGGTGCGCCTGGGCGAACAGCGCTGGCACATGATCTACACCCATCACCACCTGCTGCTCGATGGCTGGAGCCATGCCCGGTTGCTGGCTGAAGTGATGCAACGCTACCGTGGCCAGCCACCCCGCCAGGCACCTGTGCATCCTCGTACCTACCTGGCCTGGCTGGCCACGCGTGACCGCCAGCAGGACCAGTCGTTCTGGCAGGCGCAGCTGCAGGGCATGCAGGCGCCAACACTGCTCGCCAGCCAGCGCCGCAGCGTTGAAGCGGCCAGCTACGGCCTGTGGCAGCAACGCCTTGGCAGCGCTGCATCGGCGCAGATCAAGGCGGCGGCGCGGGCGCGCAAGGTTACCGTCAATACACTGGTGCAGGCGGCCTGGCTCTTGCTGCTACAACGGCACTGCCGTCAAGACACCGTCTGCGTCGGTGTTTCGGTATCGGGGCGGCCTTCTCAGTTGCCGGGCATCGAGGCGCAACTGGGGCTGTTCATCAACACCGTGCCGTTGGTTGCCGCCCCGCGCCTTGAGCAGCGCCTGGACGACTGGCTGCAACAGCTGCAGGCCAGCAACCTGGCACTACGCGAGCACGAATACACGCCACTGGCCGACATCCAGCGCTGGGCGGGCAGGGCTGGCGAGGCACTGTTCGACACCTTGCTGGCGTTCGAGAACTACCCCGTGGCCGAGGTGCTGCAAGGTGGCGGTGACGGGCCGCGCTTCGGTGTACCGGACAGCCACGAGCAACCCCACTACGCCTTGACCCTGTCAGTGGGCATGGGTGAGCAGTTGCAGGTCGACTATCGCTTGCGCCACGACGCTTTCAGCCTGGCCGACGTGCAGCGCCTGGCCGACCAGTTTGGCCACCTGTTGCAGGCGATCGCTGGCGCTGGCAACCCATGCCTGGCTGAGCTGAGCCTGCTGGATGCCGCCAGCCATAAGCGTTGCCAAGGTCAATGGCAGGCCGCTGAAGGTACTGTTCCGGCCCTGGGCGTACACCAGCTGATCGAGGCCCAGGCGGCGAGCAACCCGCGGGCCGTGGCGGTGGTTGCCGACGACGGCACGTTGGATTACGGCCAGCTCAACGGCTTGGCCAACGCCTGGGCGCAACAGTTGATCGCGCGGGGTGTCGGCCCCGAGGACCTGGTAGGGCTGTGCAGCGAGCGAGGCCTGGCGATGATTGTCGGCCTGCTGGCGATCCTCAAGGCCGGTGCCGGCTACGTGCCGCTGGACTCGCAATACCCGCGTCAGCGTCTGCAGGACATGCTCGACGACAGCGCCGTCAGGCTGGTGCTGGGCACCCGTACTGCCGCGCAGCCACTGGCGCTGGCAGGCACGGCCGACTGGTTGTGGCTGGACCAGCCCCTGGCGCCGCAGGACGATAACCCAGCGCCGCGAGCCTGCGCCGACAACCTGTTGGGGTTGATCTACACCTCCGGCTCCACCGGTCGCCCCAAGGGTGTAGCCCTGACCCATGGCGCCATCGCCGCGCACATCGCGACCATGGTCGGCCAGTACCAGGTGACGGCGCAGGACCGCTTCGTGCACTTCGCTTCGATCAACTTCGACTGGGGCACTGAGCAGTGGTTGTTGCCGTTGAGCCAGGGCGCCTGCTGCATCGTGCGTGGCGATGACATCTGGACCGCGGCCCAGGCATTCGAGGTGATCGAGCGCGAGCGCGCCAGCGTGGTCTACTTCCCCACCCAGTACGCCTGTCAGCTGGCCGAGTGGGCGCATCAGCAGGGCCGGGCACTGCCGGTGCGCTGCATGAACGTGGCCGGGGAGGCGCTGTCGCGTGAAGGCTTCGAGCGAATCCAGGCCCACTTGCAGCCGCAGCGTATCGTCAACGGCTACGGCCCCACCGAAACGGTGATTACCCCGCTGCTGTGGCAGGCCGACGGGTCTACCCGCATCGACACCGGCTATGCACCGATCGGAACGCCGGTGCCGGGGCGTACCGCTTACCTGCTCGATACAGCCTTGCAACTGCTCGACACCGGCACTGACGGCGAGCTGTATATCGGTGGACCCTGCCTGGCACGTGGTTACTTTGGCCAGGCGGCGCTGACCGCTGAACGTTTCGTGCCCGACCCCTACGACACGGTCGGCGGGGCCCGCCTGTACCGCAGTGGTGACCTGGTGCGGCAGCAGGCCAATGGCGAGCTGGTGTTCATCGGCCGCCTGGACCACCAGGTGAAAATCCGCGGTTTCCGCGTCGAGCCCGGTGAAGTCGAAGCCTGCCTGTTGGCCCTGCCTGAGGTGCGCGAGGCCGTGGTGATGCCGGGCGGTCAAGGTGCAGACCTGCACCTGGCCGCCTGGCTGGTGCCGGTCGACGGTTCGCAGGCCGATGCCGCGTTGCGTCAGCGCATCCTCGACGCGCTGCGCGCCGTGCTGCCGCCCTACATGGTGCCGTCACGCCTGCAACTGCTCGACAGTTTGCCGCTGAACCCCAACGGCAAGGTCGACCGCAAGGCATTGCCGTCGATCGAGGTCGACACCTCTGAAGAAGCGTTCAGTGCGCCCCTGGATGCGCTCGAACGCGAGGTCGCCCAGGCCTGGGCCAGTGTGCTGGGCAGGCACGAAGTGGGCCGTTTCGAGCACTTCTTCGAGGCTGGTGGCCACTCACTGCTGGCCACGCAGGTGGTGGCGCGGCTGCACCGCGACGGCCACACCGGGGTCGGTGTACGCGACCTGTTCAGCGCCCCGCGCTTGTGTGATTTCGCTCAGCGCCTGCGCCAGGCGCAGCCGGTAAGCGATGCCGGCCCGCAACTGCGCGCACTGGGCGCCAAGGCCAGCGCACCGCTGTCGCTGGCCCAGCGCCGTTTGTGGATTGCCGAGCAGTTTGCCCAGGGTAGCGGGGCGTACGGCATGCCGCTGGGCCTGCGCCTGGACGGGCCGTTGCAGCCCGAATGCCTGAAGCAGGCATTACAGGTGCTGGTGCAGCGCCACGAAGTGCTACGCAGCGCGGTGGCCTGTGACGACGAAGGTGAGCCGCTGCTGGTGATCCAGGCGGCGGTCGACCTGGACCTGCCAGTGGACGACCTGAGCCTTTTGGCTGCCGCCGAGCAACAGCTGCGCGTGCTTGAAGCGCAACTGGCCAACGTGCGTCAGCCGGTGCCCATGGACCAGGCGCCGATGCTGCGTGCACGCCTGCTGCGCCTGTCCGGCGACGCCCATGTGCTGCTGCTCAACATGCACCACATCATTTCCGATGGTTGGTCGATGGCGCTGATGGTCAACGAACTGATCGCCAGCTACAGCGCCCTTGCCCGTGGCCAGGCGCCCGTGCTGGCGCCGCTGGTGCTGCAGTACTCCGACTATGCGCTATGGCAGGCCGAGCGCGAGCGTGCCGGGCTGCTGCAGGCCCCGGCGCAGTGGTGGCGCAAGGCGTTGCACGGTAGCAGCGGGCGCTTGCCGTTGCCCACTGACTTGCCGCGCCCGGCCCAGGCGTCCCAGGCGGGGGAGAACCTCTATCACGAGCTGCCGCCGACTACGGTCGTGGCGGTACGCGAACGGGCCGCGCAATTGGGCGTGACCCCCTACATGCTGCTGCTGGCGGCGTTCCAGCTGCTGATGCATCGCGCCAGCGGCCAGCACGATCTACTGCTCGGGGCTGATGTCGCCGGCCGCGAACACCCCGACCTTGAGGCGCTGATCGGCTTCTTCGTCAATGTCCTGCCACTGCGCTCGCAACTGGACGAACAACTGGACTTCGCCGCGTGGCTGGCGCGCACCCGCACCACCTTGCTCGATGCCAGCGAGCAGCAGGCACTGCCGTTCGACCTGATCGTCGAGGCTGCTGGCGCGCCGCGCCACCCAGGCATGAACCCGCTGGTGCAGGTGCTGTTCGTGATGAACGACATGCCGGTGGCGCATGGCGGCCTGGCCGACCTGAGTGTGCAGGTGCTGCCGCAGGCGGGCGGCTATTCGAAATTCGACATGGCGCTGTTCATCGACCCGGTCGCGGACGGCTGGCGCGTCACCTGGCAGTACGCCACGGAGCTGTTCAAGGCAGAACGGGTCCAGGCACTGCTGCGTGGCTGGCTGGACATCCTGGGCCAGGTGCTGGGCAACCCACACATCCAACTGAGAGAGATCACTATGGCGGTTCACAGTGAAATCGTGGCGGCGCCTGCCGCTGCCGGCGGGCAACCCAAAAAGGACAAGCTGGGCAGTTTCCTCAGGCGCGGCGCCGGCACGCCAACCCGGCCGGCCAGCGCAGTGCGCGAGGCTGCGATGGTACCGGGGCAGGCCTTTCCGTTGCTGATCGAACCGGTCGATCCCGGTGTGAGCCTGACCGACTGGGTGGTGAAGCACCGTGCCGAGATCGAACGCAAACTGGTGGCTCATGGCGGCATTCTGTTCCGCGGTTTCGGCTTGCAGACCCCGCTGGACTTCGAGGCCTTCGCCGAGGCTGTTCAGCCTGGGCTGTACGGCCAGTACGGTGACCTGCCTAAGAAGGAAGGCGGCAAGAACACCTACCGCTCCACGCCGTATCCGGAGCAGAAGATGATCCTCTTCCACAACGAAAGTGCCCACCAGGACCGCTGGCCGCGCAAACAGCTGTTCTTCTGTGAACTGCCTTCGCCGGTTGGCGGTGCCACCCCGGTGGTCGATTGCCGGCAGATGTATCAGCGCCTGCCCGCGCCCCTGCGCCAGCGTTTCGAGGACAAGGGCCTGCTCTACGTACGTACTTTCACCGACAAGCTGGACGTGTCCTGGCAGCATTTTTTCAAGACCGACTCGCGTGCGGATGTCGAGCGCCGTTGCCAGGCGTCGGGTATCCAGTGGCGCTGGCTGGACAACGACGAACTGCAAATCCGCACGCCTTGCCCGGCGGTGATCGAGCACCCGGTCAGCGGTGAAAAGAGTTTCTTCAACCAGGTGCAGCTGCACCACGTGTTCTGCCTGGATGCCGACGTGCGCGAGGACTTGTTGGCGCTGTATGGCCTGGAGCGCATGCCGCGTCAGGTGTACTACGGCGATGGCAGCCCGATCGAAGACGCCGACATGGCGTTGATCGGTGAGCTGTACGAGGCGTGCGCGGTGCGTTTCGACTGGCAGGCCGGTGATGTGATCCTGCTCGACAACATGCTGGCCGCACACGCCCGCGACCCGTTCCAGGGGCCACGCAAGATCGTCGTCGCCATGGGCGACATGATGCAACGTGCCGACCTTGAAACCCTCACCTTGAACCGCACAGGAGTGCAAGCATGA
- a CDS encoding cupin-like domain-containing protein gives MELQPLLSKLFANAGAVGVEGTFQFIFGPQQAYWCEAGTQPRTEAGRHATPDVTIEVTQQDLLGIMAGSANVEELFAGGRLKIGGNLGLATLLPQIIDLARKGVTAQKTDMNQRHVTPPRYSERVSASLPQLTEVERIPAAQLDAERFQRDFLPYGTPVVISDALREWKLFNLDRQASLEHFAELQGITRHGDYVKKTFSTERDFRSTSMADFINSLDNPQPRTSNGEPPAYMGNNIVPAQLLELIQYPPYFERSLYIAPRIWIGPKGTLTPLHRDDADNLFAQVWGDKSFILAAPHHRPALGTWSTSPKGGLDGCDFNPDAPDYQRFPDARGVTFLRVLLQAGDLLFLPEGWFHQVESVSTSLSVNFWVNSGRGW, from the coding sequence GTGGAACTGCAACCTTTGCTGAGCAAGCTGTTCGCCAATGCCGGTGCCGTCGGCGTCGAAGGCACCTTCCAATTCATCTTCGGCCCGCAGCAGGCCTACTGGTGCGAAGCTGGTACCCAGCCGCGCACCGAGGCCGGTCGGCATGCCACGCCGGATGTCACCATCGAGGTCACCCAGCAAGACCTGCTGGGCATCATGGCCGGCAGCGCCAACGTCGAAGAGCTGTTTGCTGGCGGCCGGCTGAAAATCGGCGGCAACCTGGGCCTGGCCACTTTGCTTCCGCAAATCATCGACCTGGCGCGCAAGGGGGTGACGGCGCAGAAGACCGACATGAACCAGCGCCATGTCACGCCACCGCGCTACAGCGAACGTGTGTCGGCAAGCCTGCCACAGCTGACCGAGGTAGAAAGAATCCCGGCCGCGCAGCTGGATGCCGAGCGTTTCCAGCGCGACTTCCTGCCGTACGGCACACCGGTGGTGATCAGTGACGCCCTGCGTGAGTGGAAGCTGTTCAACCTCGACCGCCAGGCTTCGCTGGAGCACTTCGCCGAACTGCAGGGCATCACCCGCCATGGCGACTATGTGAAGAAGACCTTCTCCACCGAGCGCGACTTTCGCTCCACCTCCATGGCAGATTTCATCAACTCGCTGGACAACCCGCAGCCACGCACCAGCAACGGCGAGCCACCGGCTTACATGGGCAACAACATCGTGCCTGCGCAGTTGCTTGAGCTGATCCAGTACCCGCCCTACTTCGAGCGCTCGCTGTACATCGCACCGCGCATCTGGATCGGCCCCAAAGGCACCCTCACCCCTTTGCACCGCGACGATGCCGACAACCTGTTCGCCCAGGTTTGGGGGGACAAGTCGTTCATCCTGGCAGCGCCGCACCATCGCCCGGCACTCGGCACCTGGTCGACCTCACCCAAGGGCGGCCTGGACGGGTGCGACTTCAACCCGGATGCACCGGATTACCAGCGCTTCCCTGACGCGCGCGGGGTGACTTTCCTGCGGGTGCTGCTGCAAGCCGGCGACCTGTTGTTCCTGCCGGAAGGCTGGTTCCACCAAGTGGAGTCGGTGTCGACATCGCTGTCGGTGAATTTCTGGGTCAACTCCGGGCGCGGCTGGTAA